CAACTCCCGGACCTCAGGCCGGCACGGCTCGGCCAGTTCTTTTATCTCCTCCTCAAGACGGGACGGAAGGTTCACCACGTGCACGGCTCCCAGCTCGTAGAGCCGCTGGATGAGCTCCTCCCCGTATTCGCAGGGAGCTAGAATGGCGACCTTGGACATCCTGGCGATGGGCATCTTTTACCTCTTCGCCACATTAAAAGGAGGCCTTTCCGGCCTCCTGCAATCTTTTCAATAGGAGAGCTACCGCCTCTCCCTTCCTTTCCCGGGCGACAGTAAGCAGGGCCGACTTCCTCCGGGAGAACTCCGCAGCTATCTCATCGGCTTCCCGCCTGGCTTCCCCCAACCTGCGTTCCAGCTCCTTCTCGCCGTCCTCGCGGGCCTTCTTCCTCTCCGCCTCCCTGTATGCCTCCGCTTCCTCCCGGGCCTTTCTCACTAGCTTCTCCGCCTCTCGGTGCGCTGCAGCGATGACCTCCGAGGCGGACTCCTCCGCCTCCTTTATCATCCTCAACTTCTCCGCCGTGGTTCTCATCTCCTGACTTCCTTTCCCTCTCCACGCGCAGCGCAAGAGGGACGGCTTATCGGGCTACGCCCGCCCCAAAAGCTATTCTGTACACCCTCCCTCGAGTCGGCGAGATTTTCAGTCGGCCGTAATTTTATTTTCGGAATACCAAAATTTTAATTCCGGCATTAAACATATTAATTCCATTCAGCACCGTTGACAAGGCCTGTCCGGGAAGGTTTTCCGCGATGGTTCCCGGAGCGGACTTAACTGGTGAGGATGCGCTTGAGATCCGCCTCCTTCTCCGGCTCGGTCACCGCGATGACCGTGTCCCCCGGCTGCAGCACCGAGTTGCCCTGGGGGATGATCACCTCGTCGCCCCGGATGATGGAGACCAGTACACAGCCCTGGGGGAGTCCCAGGTCCCGCAGGGGGATCTCGCAGGAGCGGCAGCGGTCCTCGGGGAGGTCCAGCTCCACCACGGCCAGCTTT
The genomic region above belongs to Actinomycetota bacterium and contains:
- a CDS encoding V-type ATP synthase subunit H, which codes for MRTTAEKLRMIKEAEESASEVIAAAHREAEKLVRKAREEAEAYREAERKKAREDGEKELERRLGEARREADEIAAEFSRRKSALLTVARERKGEAVALLLKRLQEAGKASF